Proteins encoded in a region of the Panicum hallii strain FIL2 chromosome 3, PHallii_v3.1, whole genome shotgun sequence genome:
- the LOC112887666 gene encoding protein misato homolog 1: protein MREVVTVQVGGFANFVGSHFWNFQDELLGLADDPGADPVFRTAALDMDVLYRAGETHQGVATYCPRLVSVGSRGSLGSLSSSGTLGSSSAAADQPNVLTWSGNVTKSVAKPHERNLFLQSLSEEEQNTSSSNDRNNAKKSVEDKDLVESLENGVKFWTDYSKVQYHPQSLCELYGSWTDFDKFDNYGAAREVVSEWSQMEELNERLRFFVEECDHIQGIQFIVDDSGGFSSVAAQYLENIADDYTNTPVLLYCVRDPVSHGSSRNQRETVIRSLHDAVSFSKLSSSCNLMVPMGLPSLSYLSPLLSIKDEKYFHSSAICAAAIHSLSVPFRLQHAGPASDSAHSSGNLDIGELVHILSDQGRQNMVTALDVAMPAPSLTDRKGLRTIQRSLRALTPEISDEDEDPYTVESLVFHGALGSGGQRASISQVKDFVCSALEGRETKPKFSHLSVSPCPLPVPVPFPSIFSSSIGQHGEILSNDLPEGTRPKGSLDVVSIPMAARLRSSNAVVPFIERRSASLQKLGMSRGGLGSQVLRDWGFGKEEVEDMGEHLAKMLRPFYPEMDLSSDSD from the exons ATGAGGGAGGTGGTGACGGTGCAGGTCGGAGGCTTCGCGAACTTCGTCGGCTCCCACTTCTGGAACTTCCAG GATGAGCTGCTCGGGCTCGCCGACGACCCCGGCGCCGACCCGGTCTTCAGGACCGCCGCGCTGGACATGGACGTCCTGTACCGCGCCGGCGAGACGCACCAG GGTGTGGCCACCTACTGCCCCCGTCTGGTATCAGTCGGTTCTCGAG GGTCTCTTGGCTCTTTGAGTTCCTCCGGTACTCTGGGTTCGAGTAGTGCTGCTGCTGATCAGCCTAACGTCCTCACATG GTCTGGAAATGTAACTAAATCAGTAGCAAAACCTCATGAGCGGAACTTGTTTCTGCAAAGTTTATCTGAAGAAGAACAGAACACAAGTTCTAGCAATGACCGAAACAATGCCAAGAAAAGTGTCGAGGATAAGGATCTGGTTGAAAGTCTAGAGAACGGAGTCAAATTTTGGACTGATTATTCGAAAGTTCAGTATCACCCTCAGAGCTTGTGTGAGTTGTATGGATCATGGACAGACTTTGACAAGTTCGATAACTATGGGGCTGCAAGGGAGGTGGTTTCAGAATGGTCTCAAATGGAAGAGTTGAATGAGAGGCTCAGGTTCTTTGTTGAAGAATGTGACCACATTCAG GGTATCCAGTTTATTGTGGATGATTCAGGAGGTTTTTCCAGTGTAGCTGCACAATATTTGGAGAACATTGCTGATGATTACACAAATACTCCTGTATTGCTATATTGTGTGAGGGATCCAGTCTCCCATGGGTCTTCCAGAAATCAACGTGAAACCGTCATAAGATCTTTGCATGATGCTGTGTCATTTTCAAAACTTTCATCCTCTTGCAATCTGATGGTACCAATGGGACTACCTTCGCTAA GTTACTTGTCACCTTTGCTTTCTATAAAGGATGAGAAATACTTCCACTCTAGTGCCATCTGTGCTGCAGCAATACATTCACTATCTGTTCCATTTAGGCTACAACATGCCGGCCCAGCCTCAGATTCAGCACATTCATCTGGTAACCTTGATATTGGTGAGCTTGTGCACATATTATCTGATCAAGGTAGGCAGAACATGGTCACTGCTCTGGACGTAGCAATGCCTGCCCCTTCTTTGACAG ATAGAAAAGGTCTGAGGACCATACAGAGGAGCTTGCGCGCTTTGACCCCTGAAATCAGTGATGAGGATGAAGATCCTTATACTGTTGAATCGTTGGTGTTCCATGGAGCTCTGGGTTCAG GTGGGCAAAGGGCTTCCATATCACAAGTGAAGGACTTTGTCTGTTCAGCTTTGGAAGGCAGGGAGACAAAACCAAAGTTCTCTCATCTCTCAGTATCACCATGCCCCCTCCCAGTCCCAGTCCCATTCCCATCGATTTTCAGCAGCAGCATAGGCCAACACGGGGAAATCCTCAGCAATGACCTCCCAGAAGGAACCAGGCCAAAGGGCTCACTCGACGTCGTCTCAATTCCAATGGCTGCACGTCTGAGATCGAGCAACGCCGTAGTGCCCTTCATCGAGAGGCGATCAGCAAGTCTTCAGAAGCTTGGGATGTCCAGGGGCGGGCTGGGCTCCCAGGTCCTCCGGGACTGGGGCTTCGGGAAGGAGGAGGTCGAGGACATGGGCGAGCACCTGGCGAAGATGCTGCGCCCATTTTACCCTGAGATGGACCTATCATCAGATTCTGACTAG
- the LOC112887755 gene encoding transcription factor NIGTH1-like — protein sequence MMARKEDHHHHHLRALAARAVTDSLRAAAPRSATAAERAARFEDCVRSLEAEKAKMEVFRRELPISVHLVADVIEWLKEELAQHRRPAPAPAPAPTPELFAPVAAAPAAAKRKAAPEGGTVKAEADANDKRSWMSSAQLWSCGSHDASSTATANGGAAAKPSRKVSDAFLPRSGLPTLGRSPDDAAEKPAALPVPDLTLSSPAIDAACPAAPSATSSAVTDGGAAAQRLRQRQQQQQQQAQQRKARRCWSPELHRRFVAALQRLGGAQVATPKQIRELMKVDGLTNDEVKSHLQKYRLHTRRASSSDGCDLQVSAAAACPWPAPEQQYTTSQHSTSQSGSPQGPLQLTVSSRAMSATAGDSCDGDEAEGGGSESYGFGAQHGTKASSS from the exons ATGATGGCGCGGAAGGaggaccaccaccaccaccacctgcgcgcgctggcggcgcgggcggtCACGGACTCGCtccgcgcggccgcgccgcgctccgccaccgccgccgagcGCGCCGCGCGCTTCGAGGACTGCGTGCGGAGCCTCGAGGCCGAGAAGGCCAAGATGGAGGTCTTCCGCCGGGAGCTCCCCATCAGCGTCCACCTCGTCGCCGACG TGATCGAGTGGCTCAAGGAGGAGCTCgcgcagcaccgccgcccggccccggccccggccccggccccCACGCCGGAGCTCTTCGCGCCGGTGGCGgccgctccggcggcggcgaagcgGAAGGCGGCGCCGGAGGGGGGAACCGTCAAGGCGGAGGCCGACGCCAACGACAAGCGGAGCTGGATGAGCTCCGCGCAGCTCTGGAGCTGCGGGAGCCACGACGCCAGCAGCACGGCCACCGCCaatggcggcgccgccgccaagcCCTCGCGCAAG GTGTCGGACGCGTTCCTGCCACGGAGCGGCCTGCCGACGCTGGGGAGATCACCGGACGACGCGGCGGAGAAGCCCGCGGCGCTGCCGGTCCCGGACCTGACCCTATCGTCCCCGGCGATCGAcgccgcctgcccggccgccccgagcgccaccagCAGCGCCGTCACGGACGGGGGCGCCGCGGCGCAGCGCCTGCGCcagcgccagcagcagcagcagcagcaggcgcagCAGAGGAAGGCCCGGCGGTGCTGGTCGCCCGAGCTACACCGCCGGTTCGTCGCCGCGCTCCAGCGGCTTGGCGGCGCGCAAG TTGCCACGCCGAAGCAGATCAGGGAGCTGATGAAGGTGGACGGGCTGACGAATGACGAGGTGAAGAGCCACCTGCAGAAGTACCGGCTGCACACGCGGCGcgcgtcgtcgtcggacggcTGCGACCTCCAGGTgtcggccgcggcggcgtgcCCGTGGCCCGCGCCGGAGCAGCAGTACACGACGTCGCAGCACAGCACGTCGCAGTCGGGGTCTCCGCAGGGGCCCCTGCAGCTGACGGTGTCGAGCCGGGCCATGTCGGCGACCGCCGGGGACAGCTGCGACGGCGAcgaggcggagggcggcgggtcCGAGAGCTACGGCTTCGGGGCGCAGCACGGGACGAAGGCCTCGTCGTCCTGA